The Tenrec ecaudatus isolate mTenEca1 chromosome 12, mTenEca1.hap1, whole genome shotgun sequence genomic interval CCCACTGAAGGAGGAAAACTCCAACCTGAACTGCAGCCCAGGAGGTAGTTTCCCCAAGACACAAGGTGCGCAGTGTGAGCACCACCTGGGAATAAGACTCGAGAAGCTTCGCTCTCCAGAGCTTGGAATGAGCAGAACCGTGGCTCTTTCCCCGACTTCCAAAAACGGGTCGGGCACCTTTCTCACCCCATCCCTCCTTCCACAGGCTCCCAACCCGGTTTCCCTCCACTTGATGGTTCTGGACGGCCCGGCCTTCTCCAGCACCTTCTCCAAGCAGGACGACTATGAAAGCAGCAGCTTCAGTAGGGGGCCTTCACGGGGCCCGGGGGTTCTTGGCGGTGCTGGGTTTTCTGGTGGCGGTTGAGGATGGACCTCTGGTTGAAGCTTCTCCCGCAGGCGGGGCAGTGGTAGGGCTTCTCTCCTGTGTGGATCCTCTGGTGCCTGACCAGCCGCTCCCCTTTGCTGAAGCGCTTCCCACATACCTGGCACCCGTACGGCTTCTCCCCAGTGTGGGCTCGCCGGTGCACCGCCAGGTTGGCATTCCTGCTGAAGCTCTTGCCGCACTCACAGGTATAGGGCTTCTCCCCGGTGTGAGTCCTCCGGTGCACCTGGAGATGCTGCCTTCGACTAAAGCTTTTCCAGCAGTCAGTGCACTTGTAGGGCTTCTCGCCCGTGTGGCTTCTCTGGTGGACCTCGAGGTGGTGTCTCTGGCTGAAGGTCTTCCAACACTCACTGCAGACATAAGGCCTCTTTCCCAAGTGGGTTCTCTGGTGCTTCATAAGGTACTCTCTCAGAGTAAAGCCCTTCCCACACTCCACGCAGCCATAGGATTTCTCCTCCTCATGGGTTCGCTGGTGTCGGACCAGATTGGAGCTCCgactgaagcctttcccacattcggGGCATTGAAAAGGCTTCCAGAAGGGACTGTGAGTCTTGAGGTCATCAGGCAGGGGCATGACGCCATGCTGAGGAGCAGGAAGTCCTGGCAGGTGTCCCACAGAACTACTGGGTTCCTGGTCACACGTCCTTCCAAACTCAGGGCTCTGGAGAACAGCGTCCTCAAACCTCTCTGACGTCAGTCCAGCAAGTGACCCTTTCATGTCTTCCTGCTGGGTTTTGGCCTCTTTCTCCTTGTTCCCGATGCCTACAGGAAGAGAGGAGATATTGATGGGCTCTGTAACAGCCGAGAAAGCAAATCTGCCCTCAGATCTGAGAACCTGGCTTCTACGGAGCACGCCACGAACAGCTCCTGCGCTTTGCTCCTCGGACCAACCTTAATAAATGCCTTACACTTGGACTTTCCTCTGCTTCCCTATCGTTTTACAGAGTAGCCTGTCAAGTTTTGATATAATTAACTTCCTGCTAATTCAGACGTTGGCTTTTGTCGATGCATAACTCAATCATTTCCTCCAAGAAACACCCTCTGGCTATTCTCTGAACCCAGTGTTCTCTGCAGTACTTAGACGGACTCAGCGAGCGCGTTCATTAGTCTGTGCTTGCTGATAAGCAACCTTGGGAGGAGTGCTAAGGGGCAGGCCACATTTCCCTGGCGAAGGGCAGATCTGTCCGTAGTGCTGAACCACTTGCTGTACCTCTTGTTCTCCTAACACTGTCTCAGCTCTCTACCCATTcacagtgccccccccccaccgcccctgcCTGACCCACTGGCCCATCTGGGTGTCCCAGAAGCCTAGCACAAGGTCTGGTTCAGGACAGATACTTAACtgctggatgaatgaatgaacccAGTCCACCTTGGgaatttcttatacctacattaGCCTATGGGGTCTAAAATGGCCACGCATAAGGACATGGAAATGTCCCGACTCCTTCAGTCCTCACTTGGTGCACTCTCATACTCTCACTAAATTCAGAGAACAAGTGTTTTGAGGACAtgggaagaaaagaaggaagaaaggtgCTGGTAAACACAGAAGGCAAAAACCCCCAAAGTCACTGTCTCCACATCACtcagactcatagtggccctacaggacagaggacgcTACCCTCTTGAGGCTTCTCAGGCGGTcagtctttaggggagcaggaagccttgactttctcccaaggagcagctgctgagttGGAACTGTGGACCTCGTGGTCAGCAGCTCAACGTACAACACACTGCACCGCCAGCCTCCTCACTGATACGGTACGGGGAGCTTCAGAGCAGAGGCCCTAAAACATACAGAGAAATCTGACCTTACACGCGATCTAATTGGTAACACCACTGTTTCCTATGATTTATTCTTGTTTTATACACTTTTCAGacaagtaaaagaaaacaaaacataaatgtgAGCCTCAAAGTAGTTTCATAATGAACACAGCGATGTAAATAGCACTGAGCGAAAGAAACAACattccacaccaaactcactgccagagagtcaattccgactcaccagggtagagctgcctctgtgggtttctaagactgtaactctgtaaggaagtagaaaacccagtctttctcccaaggagcagcttgtggtttcaaactgctgacgttaaGGTTAGACCCCACCAGAGTCCCCAACCCCAAATCCCTTTCCCATACCCTGCCCTCCTGATCACTCCACCCTGCCCTGGAGGGCGACGCCCTCTTCTGCTCGCCAAAGTCCTGTTTTGTCTGTCTGTGTTTCATGGATGCGATCCTTATTGTGTCTGCTCAACACTCCAGTGGTGAGATTCGTTCACACTGGGCTGTAGGCTGTCCTTCGAGTTGATGTGTAGAATTCCACTGTAAGAGCACATCACCGTCTAATTGTTAATTTAAGGCTCATTCTGATATCCTAGTGTCCGGTCCACATCTTGCTCTGATGAGCTCATGTACATTCATCCTGTCCACTTCCCTGTGCTGACAGAATGTAGCTAACACAGTACCTGCAGGGAGCGGGCACTCTAATGGACACCTGTAGAATACTAAGATCAGATGATACATCTTTTACATTTTTCTCTTGCTCTCAAGCCCTCAGTACTGTTCAATCATGGACACAAAGTAGCTAGCTGACCGACACAACTTGTGATAGCCAAAACTGCTTCATGCTTTCTTGCTCCCTTGCCTGGCTCCTCCCTTGATGAAGAGATGCATGTGATTATCTCTTCACATCCCTTGGTCCACGATTCCTCCTATGAGCCCATTTACCCCTCTGCCCAAACTGTAACATCTCTAGGCTAGAGCCAGAACCCTGACCTGTAACTCTTCAGAGCTCACTCGTCAAGGAGCAACAGTCTTACCTGGAGATGACACCCCACAGTCCTCTGGTTCTACATACTCTCCAAAGCAGTCGATCTGGGCCGGGGTCACGtgcctccattcttcttcagggaaggccagAGCCATATCTTTGAAGGGCCCCAAGGCCTGAAACAAAGAGAATGCTATGGACAGAGAAATGACCCCTAAGTATGACCATGGGGAGACCATCTGGGACAATGGTGGAGGGTGGAGCAGCCTGTCTTCTGCAGCCTGGGGAGGAGAACTGCCTACCTCTGAGCATTTCACGGGGGAAGAAATCCACGCATTCGAGTCACAGTAACCTCGGGTCTCTGCCGCACCCACTGGGTTTGGACCTTAACTACCGCAGCAACTGACTTTATCACCCACACAACCCTCTAGCTTGAGGGAGCCAGGACGGTGCGATGCACCCCCTCACCGAGCTCTTCCACTCGGGAGCTTTGCACTTCTGTCCTCAGGACAATGCCCGGGTTAGACTGCATTCCCTCTTGTTCACAGCACCGCGAATAGGAGCGGCTGTGGGAGAAGAGGGAAGGGTCTGCCACCTGAAAGGATGCTTGGGCTAATTCTCCATCTCTTCCAACCATGTCCTTGGGAAACAGGAGTAGAACATAAGATTGGCAGGACAGCATGCCCCTGCACTGCATTAGCTCGATCAGACTGGCCTCACATTTCCCCTCTGCCTGACTGCACTTTTCCTCCATCAAGTAATTCTTTTAAGAGCCATCTCCTTCACAATGGGCATTAGTTGGTAATCCATGGGCACCAACTCTTAGATTATCCCCAAAATAATCTCTCTCCCCCAGAAACATGGTCAACACCTCATGCAAGAGATTTCGACTGGCATGAATGCCCTGTCCATGCTCCAGCTGTTTCCCTTTGTGTCAGGTCCACAAAACT includes:
- the ZSCAN25 gene encoding zinc finger and SCAN domain-containing protein 25 — translated: MLKERPGMAEEPQQHMSSAPVVKLEKELPWGKGREDLSPETFRLKFRQFRYQEAAGPQEALRELQELCRQWLRPELHTKEQILELLVLEQFLTILPQEFYAWIREHCPESSKALVAMMEDMTERALEAKAVPCHVQGEQEETALCRSPWEPIIHLGPVEVKPEWGLPPREGAPGFHQSTEEQLTRDPGDGPQAFPEQALPLLQPGPGLPSVNPRDPGMAAGFLTAGSQALGPFKDMALAFPEEEWRHVTPAQIDCFGEYVEPEDCGVSSPGIGNKEKEAKTQQEDMKGSLAGLTSERFEDAVLQSPEFGRTCDQEPSSSVGHLPGLPAPQHGVMPLPDDLKTHSPFWKPFQCPECGKGFSRSSNLVRHQRTHEEEKSYGCVECGKGFTLREYLMKHQRTHLGKRPYVCSECWKTFSQRHHLEVHQRSHTGEKPYKCTDCWKSFSRRQHLQVHRRTHTGEKPYTCECGKSFSRNANLAVHRRAHTGEKPYGCQVCGKRFSKGERLVRHQRIHTGEKPYHCPACGRSFNQRSILNRHQKTQHRQEPPGPVKAPY